Proteins encoded within one genomic window of Chitinophaga parva:
- a CDS encoding sterol desaturase family protein gives MKQFTATLAYLFSITTLRYLVLAGIPFLAFYIFFPGKLAHLKIQERAAAKKDFLREIWHSVQTTLVFAIIASLILYTPFRQYTQVYTNVNDYPVWYLFVSFGLSMVIHDTYFYWMHRGLHHPKLFKLTHLVHHQSVNPSPWASYSFHILEAIAEAGVLLVIVMIMPMHAISIAMFTVGGFIINVYGHLGYEIAPRWLRNTWIFEITNTSVHHNLHHRKFRGNYGLYFRVWDRVCGTEHPDYVKEYDRVMAQRDAANAFPARPARRAARQPVNSIE, from the coding sequence ATGAAACAATTCACGGCCACCCTGGCTTACCTCTTCAGCATTACCACCTTGCGATACCTGGTGCTGGCCGGTATCCCCTTCCTGGCATTTTACATTTTCTTCCCGGGCAAGCTGGCCCACCTGAAAATCCAGGAACGGGCAGCCGCTAAAAAAGACTTTCTCCGCGAAATATGGCACTCCGTCCAAACCACGCTGGTATTTGCCATCATTGCCTCGCTTATTTTATATACCCCCTTCCGCCAGTACACCCAGGTCTATACTAACGTGAACGACTACCCGGTGTGGTACCTTTTTGTAAGCTTTGGCCTCAGCATGGTCATCCACGATACTTATTTCTACTGGATGCACCGCGGCCTGCATCATCCCAAACTGTTTAAGCTCACCCACCTGGTGCACCACCAGTCCGTAAATCCATCGCCCTGGGCTTCTTATTCTTTCCACATCCTGGAGGCCATTGCGGAAGCGGGCGTACTGCTCGTGATCGTCATGATAATGCCCATGCACGCGATCAGCATTGCCATGTTTACCGTGGGTGGATTTATTATTAATGTGTATGGGCACCTGGGGTATGAAATTGCGCCGCGCTGGCTGCGGAACACCTGGATCTTTGAAATCACCAATACCAGTGTGCATCACAACCTGCACCACCGTAAGTTCAGGGGCAATTATGGATTGTATTTCCGGGTATGGGACCGCGTATGTGGTACAGAGCACCCGGATTATGTTAAGGAATACGACCGGGTAATGGCGCAGCGCGACGCGGCTAACGCATTTCCCGCACGCCCTGCAAGGCGTGCAGCCAGGCAGCCTGTTAACAGTATTGAATAA
- a CDS encoding Crp/Fnr family transcriptional regulator: MPATSEALFQLLQMLTGLSEADAAPFSETANTRLLTAGEFYIREGDTARKVAYVEKGLVRGYHTRENGEEATLLLRWEGQFVAALDTIVYHRPSRFHYRALEDTTLLEIDYDKLGALLRQHQQFEPMRNFFVMKTLADAMARVESFVLLSPEERYLALVRDKIDIVNRVHDKHLASFLGITPVSLSRIRQRIRQRR, encoded by the coding sequence ATGCCCGCTACCAGCGAAGCTTTGTTCCAGCTCCTGCAAATGCTGACCGGCCTCTCGGAAGCCGATGCGGCCCCCTTTTCTGAAACCGCCAATACGCGCCTGCTCACCGCTGGTGAATTCTACATCCGGGAAGGTGATACCGCCCGCAAGGTGGCCTATGTGGAAAAAGGCCTGGTGCGCGGCTACCATACCCGCGAAAACGGGGAAGAAGCAACTCTCCTCCTCCGCTGGGAAGGCCAATTTGTGGCCGCCCTGGATACCATTGTCTACCATCGGCCCTCCCGCTTCCATTACCGCGCCCTGGAAGACACTACCCTGCTGGAAATTGATTACGACAAGCTGGGAGCCCTCCTGCGCCAGCACCAGCAGTTTGAGCCCATGCGTAATTTCTTTGTCATGAAAACGCTGGCAGATGCAATGGCGCGCGTGGAGTCTTTTGTGCTCCTTTCGCCGGAAGAACGGTACCTGGCCCTGGTGCGGGACAAGATCGATATTGTGAACCGGGTGCACGACAAACACCTCGCCTCTTTCCTGGGTATCACGCCGGTATCGCTAAGCCGCATCCGGCAGCGCATCCGCCAGCGCCGGTAA
- a CDS encoding glutamate--tRNA ligase family protein has protein sequence MPPIHRTRLAPTPSGYLHIGNALSFALTAALAQQHRAQTLLRIDDMDRDRIQPAYIQDIFDTLSFLNIPWTEGPKNITQYEQQYSQHHRLSLYENALQQLARQGKVYACTCSRAQILQHNAAGIYPGTCRHKQLPLDTKDAAWRIITDDTPLQVNTLAQGTVHAQLPPGMQDFIVRKKDGYPAYQLSSVVDDVHFAVDLIVRGKDLWDATLAQHFLAIQLQYATFTNAVFYHHPLLMETTEQKLSKSAGATSIHYLRTHGHSPAQVYADIAAALPLDGHPSTWQELAALVLPNNFYL, from the coding sequence ATGCCGCCCATCCACCGCACCCGCCTGGCCCCCACGCCCAGCGGCTATCTCCATATCGGTAACGCGCTCTCCTTTGCGCTCACCGCCGCCCTTGCGCAGCAACACCGCGCACAAACCCTCCTGCGCATTGACGACATGGACCGCGATCGCATACAACCTGCCTACATCCAGGACATCTTCGACACGCTCTCCTTCCTAAACATCCCCTGGACAGAAGGCCCCAAAAACATCACCCAATACGAACAACAATACTCCCAGCACCATCGCTTATCCTTATACGAAAACGCGCTACAGCAACTGGCCCGTCAGGGCAAGGTTTACGCCTGCACCTGCTCCCGTGCACAGATCCTGCAGCACAACGCGGCTGGCATTTACCCCGGCACCTGCCGCCATAAACAATTGCCGCTGGATACCAAGGACGCCGCGTGGCGCATCATCACAGACGATACGCCCCTGCAGGTAAACACCCTGGCACAAGGCACCGTGCACGCACAACTACCTCCCGGCATGCAGGACTTCATCGTGCGCAAAAAAGATGGCTATCCCGCCTACCAACTCTCCTCTGTAGTAGATGACGTACACTTTGCCGTAGACCTCATCGTGCGGGGAAAGGACCTCTGGGACGCCACACTGGCACAGCATTTCCTGGCCATACAACTGCAATACGCCACCTTTACAAATGCTGTTTTTTATCACCACCCATTGCTGATGGAAACCACGGAACAAAAACTCTCCAAATCCGCCGGCGCTACATCCATTCACTACCTGCGCACGCACGGGCACAGTCCCGCCCAGGTATATGCAGACATTGCCGCCGCGCTGCCATTGGACGGGCATCCCTCTACCTGGCAGGAACTTGCAGCCCTGGTACTTCCCAACAATTTTTATCTTTAG
- the cas2 gene encoding CRISPR-associated endonuclease Cas2 has product MHSRLNAYRVMWVLVFFDLPTDTKGQRREYGKFRKKILSDGFVMFQFSMYIRHCNSKENADVHVKRVKSILPAEGHIGIMCVTDKQFGMMEIFQGKFTVMPPSTVQQLELF; this is encoded by the coding sequence ATGCACTCACGTTTAAATGCTTATCGTGTTATGTGGGTACTTGTTTTCTTTGACCTTCCTACTGACACCAAAGGACAACGGAGAGAATATGGAAAATTCAGGAAAAAGATCCTATCTGACGGGTTTGTTATGTTTCAGTTCAGCATGTATATCCGCCATTGCAACAGCAAGGAAAATGCTGACGTGCATGTAAAACGGGTAAAGTCAATATTACCAGCGGAAGGGCATATTGGCATAATGTGCGTGACAGACAAGCAATTTGGGATGATGGAAATATTCCAGGGGAAGTTTACGGTAATGCCACCAAGTACCGTACAACAACTGGAATTGTTCTGA
- the cas1 gene encoding type II CRISPR-associated endonuclease Cas1 — MIKRTLYFGSPAYLKTTNEQMVIEIKGEDLKSAPIEDLGLLILDNAQITITQALMSKLLANNVALITCNETHHPVGLFLNLDGHTLQSQKFQAQVEASIPLKKQLWQQTVISKISNQAALLAKERSDNKLLLRLAREVKSGDSENHEGQAAVYYWKHLFPDFLEFTRDRDGVPPNNLLNYGYAVLRAVVARSIVGSGLLPTLGIFHRNQYNAYCLADDIMEPYRPYVDMIVCSIVTMNGRYLEMTPAMKKQLLSIPAMDVLIDDQKSPLMNAVQRTTASLAKCFEGKARKILYPTLC; from the coding sequence ATGATAAAGCGAACACTCTATTTTGGAAGCCCGGCTTATCTGAAAACAACCAATGAACAAATGGTTATAGAAATAAAAGGCGAAGATCTGAAATCAGCGCCCATTGAAGACCTTGGCCTTTTAATTCTTGACAATGCGCAAATAACCATCACTCAGGCGTTGATGTCAAAGTTGTTAGCAAACAATGTGGCGTTGATTACCTGCAATGAGACGCATCACCCGGTTGGACTTTTTCTTAACCTGGACGGCCATACATTGCAAAGCCAAAAATTTCAGGCGCAGGTGGAAGCCTCTATTCCATTAAAAAAGCAGCTTTGGCAACAAACAGTTATTTCGAAGATCAGCAACCAAGCCGCACTGCTGGCAAAAGAGCGTTCTGACAACAAGTTGCTGTTGCGCCTTGCCAGGGAAGTAAAAAGCGGAGACAGTGAAAATCATGAGGGCCAGGCGGCGGTCTATTACTGGAAACACTTATTCCCGGATTTCCTGGAATTTACGCGGGACCGGGACGGCGTACCACCAAACAACCTCCTGAACTATGGCTATGCCGTATTGCGGGCGGTTGTTGCCCGCAGTATTGTAGGTTCGGGACTGCTTCCAACACTGGGCATTTTCCATCGCAATCAATATAACGCCTACTGCCTGGCAGACGATATTATGGAACCGTACCGGCCATACGTGGATATGATCGTTTGTTCGATTGTAACCATGAACGGCCGTTATCTTGAAATGACCCCAGCTATGAAAAAACAATTATTATCCATCCCCGCTATGGATGTTCTTATTGATGATCAAAAAAGTCCCTTGATGAACGCCGTTCAGCGAACTACCGCCAGCTTGGCTAAATGTTTTGAAGGCAAAGCACGCAAGATCCTATATCCAACGCTTTGTTAA